The genomic segment TTCAGGGTCTTGAGCTCGTGCATCTGGCGCACCATCCGGTTGATCCCGTCGTCACTGATGTGGCAGGAGCACAGGGACAGAGACTTGAGCTGGTACAGCCCCTGGGCAATGTAGGCCAGGCTCTGGTCACCTATCTTGTCGCAGAAGGACACGTCGAGGCCAGAAAGCTGTAGAGAACCCATTGCCAGGTGCATGATGCCTGTGTCACTTATGTTGTCACACGACCGCAGGTTGAGGCTCCACAGGTGAGTCATATTCGACAGGTGGATCATACCGGCGTCCGATATTCCTCCGCAAAAGCTGAGGTTGAGCACCTTGAGATTGGCCAGTCCCTTGGAGACGTGTTTGAGGGACAGGTCCGTCAGCTTTTGGCAGTCTTGCAGGGTCAGCTGCTCCAGAGAGAGGCAGCCTTCGGCAGCGCTTCGGGTCATCCCAGCCAGGTGACCGATGCCCACGTCTGACACATGCCTGCAGCTCCGCAAATTAAGGCTCTTTAGTTTGTGCAAGCCCCAGGCAATGAGCAAAAGGCCTGTGTTGGTGATGTTACTGAGGCCACCGAGTTCCAGCACCTCCAGATTTTTTAGATACTGGGCAATCCTGCCCAGGCTTGAGTCTGTGATTGGTTTGCAGAGGCTGAGGTTGAGGATCCGCAAGGAAGGGATGTCCTGAACAAAAGCATGTCCGAGGCCATTGTCCGTGAGGTTAAAACAGCCACATAGGTTAAGGCTTTCAATGTTTGGCATCCCCTGGATCACGTAGCTCAGGCTGCGCCGCAGGCTGAGGATCTGGACCTTCTTGATACCCCGGGTATGGAGGCTGGGGAACAGGGACGGATTGGCCCTCCGCAGATGAAGCTTCGCTTCCACCCCCCTCCACACAGACTTGTGGTACGAAGCGTCCCTCCAGGCCGCACACACTTGGGCCACTCTACCTTTGTCCCTTACGTCCAAGTAACTGAAAATCATAGCTAAAATTTCCGGGAAAAGGCCAGATATGTGTGTCTCCATTTCAAACATGTTTGGAAGGGGAGAGGTTAGCCAAAACTAACCAGGTATCCTATTATTCGAgtaggctagctaacgttaactgttCGCGAAGTTAACTAATGTAACTCAGAAAAAGAACATGTTCAAAGTCCAGGAATCCCAAGCCAGCTTTACATAATACATATCTGAAAATCCAACGCGAAGTTCAGGTTGTGTTATATTATTCCAAATCAACTGAGATAGTTAGCTACCTGCTTCCCATGAAAACGTAGACAACTAGCTGACGTTAGCTTGCCTGGCTAGTAGCCTAGGCTAGCTAGCGAACCATAAGGCGGAAAACAGAGACCGTCAGGCGACTCTACCCATGTTCAAGTCAGATGACGGTTGTCGTTCTTCAAGTGGATCCAGTCGGTCGttcattttcaaaataaaaactgaaaatgTATCTCTTAAACCCGCAGTATTCTTTTCTTCTGTGTAATGGGTAAAAGGGCACCGTTTATATTAGCATTTCAGTTCTGTTGATGGATTCATGGCGCTTCTTCCCGTGGCTACGCTGTGCTGCCTTTGTCTGGCCAACCATTTCAAACTGACGACGTAGGAAATGCCGTGCTTGGTGGGGGGGTACAAAAACAATTAACATTAATATGAGAAGACGTAATAAATGTAATTGGCCGTATTTAATAACATAAATATTAAAAAGTTTGAGATTTTATACATAATCACTTTCCTCAGAAATTATTTTAAAGATAATAACCTTTTTTAGGACcaccacatttttttatttttggttTCGCCCAATTCGCTACAAATTAGTGGTCCTCTGGAAAATCAATGAAATGCTTTTATTTTAATCCATTGTGAATGATAATATATTCTCACAGTGTGAAATAGTATAATGTAACTCTCTGAGGATCCCATATAGCCAGTGGAAATTTCATAAAATGCCTGAAATTTTT from the Oncorhynchus kisutch isolate 150728-3 linkage group LG4, Okis_V2, whole genome shotgun sequence genome contains:
- the LOC109889469 gene encoding F-box/LRR-repeat protein 14 — protein: MFEMETHISGLFPEILAMIFSYLDVRDKGRVAQVCAAWRDASYHKSVWRGVEAKLHLRRANPSLFPSLHTRGIKKVQILSLRRSLSYVIQGMPNIESLNLCGCFNLTDNGLGHAFVQDIPSLRILNLSLCKPITDSSLGRIAQYLKNLEVLELGGLSNITNTGLLLIAWGLHKLKSLNLRSCRHVSDVGIGHLAGMTRSAAEGCLSLEQLTLQDCQKLTDLSLKHVSKGLANLKVLNLSFCGGISDAGMIHLSNMTHLWSLNLRSCDNISDTGIMHLAMGSLQLSGLDVSFCDKIGDQSLAYIAQGLYQLKSLSLCSCHISDDGINRMVRQMHELKTLNIGQCVRITDKGLELIADHLTQLTGIDLYGCTKITKRGLERITQLPCLKVLNLGLWQMTESEKVR